The Brassica rapa cultivar Chiifu-401-42 chromosome A10, CAAS_Brap_v3.01, whole genome shotgun sequence genome segment TATTTTATCgacatttaaataataataaaaattaaaaaaatatttttattatttttgaatactatgtttttgaatttgaacgttttcaaaaaaaaaattcaaatatgtttttcaaatttttattttaaaatccaatcttttttgttaaaactattttttaaatttttagtattattattatttttttaataatcttaAATCCTACCTTCCCCTAAAAACTCACCCCCTCAATCTAAACCACAAATTTAGATTAGTTAGTCATATGGATATAATTGTTTATTTACTTCCTTAACAAAACATTTTGATCATTTATATTCGTggttaaaacaaaatttgtgGTTATCgaatttctctatatatttattctatgtACGTGCATCATTTTATATATCATACATCGAGGAATCACAAGCATGCATATtttcaaaagagaaaaagactaagataacaccaaaccaagtttttgttcccaaagtagcactcaaggctcaaagtcacaaaaataggtttcattaaagaggtaaatatacacttatatcccTTAGGTTAATTAATTCaagagaatttgtactccctacacaccacttttcccctatttgcactccataccctatatccctccaattttcttccccccaacattaccattttccccccattcaatgatatcccacctttgttagtatatttagctaatttacTCTTAATTCAAactttaaggtttagagttaaggggtgggttttggaattagggtttaaaattttataaaaaataaatactaaaataaaaataaaaattttaaaaacagtttcaaaaagtatttttaaattataaaaagaaaatttcaaaaaaaaaaatttcaaaaaaaattataaaaatttcgaatctgaaaacatataatctgaaactataaaaaattccttttttcattttttttatttttattttatttatttttatatatttttgtttgtttatttaattttaaaccaaggttattagagatattttaccctttaatcaatgtcatttttgtgactttctccttttagtgccatttttgagacataaacttcaaaatgtgctattaaaaagactaggatagcaccaaaccaagtttttgttcccaaagtagcactcaggactcaaagtcacaaaaataggtttcattaaagaggtaaatatacacttataccccttagATTAATTAATCCCAaccttaaggtttagagttaagggggtggggttatggaattagggtttaaaattttatgaaaaataaatactaaaataaaaataaaaattttaaaaacattttcaaaaagtatttttaaattataaaaagaaaatttcgaaaaaaaaatttcaaaaaaaaattataaaaatttcgaatctgaaaacatataatctgaaactataaaaaaaattcttttttttttattttttttatttatttttttttatttttgtttgtttatttaattttaaaccaaggttattagggatattttaccctttagtgaatatcatttttgtgactttctccttctagtgtcatttttaaaacataaacttcaaaatgtgctattattgacaattgccatTTTCTAAATCCCCCGCGCGCGCACAGACAGGCACACGCAAAAAGTTCAGCTTAACGTGATCCCTCTAGTTAGGTAGCTCACGAATACTGATCCTAAACCCCTTTGCCATATACCGTTCGAACCGTCCTCGACTCTATATAAACATATGTAAACCCCTAGAATCCTAAATATATCTAACAAACAATAGTCACACTtccaaaatcatatatttttagaatacataaaagataaagaagaagaagatggtatCAATTTCCAGCTCTTCCAAATCTTCTACAATCATGAAGGTGGTTGTGATGGTGGCTGTGGTCTTGGTGGCGACGGTGGTGGATGGACAGAGCTGCAATACGCACTTGAGTGGACTGAACGTGTGTGGTGAGTTTGTAGTTCCAGGAGCAGACACGACGAACCCGAGTGCCGAGTGTTGCAATGCTCTTGAGGCAGTGCCGAGCGACTGCATTTGCAACACATTTCGCATTGCCTCTAGGCTTCCCACTCGCTGCAACATCCCTACACTTTCATGCAACTGATGATATGGCGTTGTTATATCTATGTAAGAGCATAAAATAACGTTAATTGCTTAATACATGAGTAGTAATGTATCTAACCACCTTGTACTAAGCTCTCAATTGTATTTTTCTAATAACAGGAGAAGCAGGGAGGGAGATCAACGacaatataatatttatgaataaaaaactCGGAAGTTTTATTGTTTCGTTCTGTCAGTTGCTGTAAAACCAAGGGGGTTTGGAATAAAAAGTGAATAACCTTGAAAGGAAATTATAAATTGTTGAATGGGTTGTTAAATAAACTCTTCAGTCAGTTTGGCCTTTTAGTCGATGAGGTCCCTAATCAATAAAATAACGACGACaacaatataaatattattatttacaaaaaaaaaagcaatatcaatattattaaaatggaATCATCCATATCTTTTATCTTTACTATACCcttaaatattatttctttttactattgaacctacttttaaatatatttatttagttatactagGGATTTTTCGGACTATGCCCGGGGTATTCGTATAGTTTTAAGTTAACTTAAAaaggtttatatttatgaacataagccgtatatatatattacaatcgACTATAACattaaattcttaaaaaataaaatttgtttgtatGTATGTATTCATTGTCTTGTATATAacaatttaaaatcatatatataggaTAATAAGTAAGATGAGtaaaaactaacaaaatatgGTTATCATTTAAATACATTttgtgatttaatttttttgtataaaacaaTTGTAATATTTACAACTGATTTAAACTTTGTTTTCACTATAGAATCATTGAGTTCTAATACCAAATTGAACAgtttcttaacataaataaaattgaatcaaaaaaattgatCCAAACGTAAAATAATATCATTGTCCAAACCAGACCAAACTAAAGAACAAATTTTTTAAACGAACCATTACCAAAACTTGATATTTAAATCATATTAAACCAACAATGACTCTAAATTAAGAATCTCGGCCTTTTCTAAAAGACCttagtctttttttctttaagttGGTTTGTAGTTTTAATGATTCTTTGTTATAATAACTCCAGTGACTGGATTAAGATGTGATTTTGGAGCTGACTGGGATTAAGAGATCTAAGGACGTTGCAGGCAAAAAAAACTGAGACATACCCTTGCTTGCAGTCTCCGTACAGAGAATATTGTTCAAGAAGGGAAGCCATGAAACAAAGCATATTACAGAGATCATATTTAATTGTTTAGCTaagaaaactaaataataaaaatggtgGTTAATTCTTTTGTACAATTTATGGTTCTAATTGGTAATTATgttgaaggaaaaaaattacCGCAGATTCTTTGTTTCTCGTAATTTATACCAGTTATAGGTTAAATTTTTGGACAGGCTATTAATAGATGGTACTACTATTTTCCTTTAAATTCTTCATGGAACTGAAATAAGAAAGAGTACTcaataagaaaaacataaattaagaaaaagtacatatattttataattgcaTTACTGTAAAAAGAGTTAAGCATAATTAAAGATTAAGAATAATAGTTAAAACTTTATTAGATTAGAGTGTATACAATCTTTCTCGTTCCTTTCAAGTTTTATTTTGGTAGTAGTTGAAAATTATAGTTATAGAGATGTCCGTCAGAAAATTTTAAGACTGCATATACTTGTATGAACTTATAATCTTTCACGTGACAATGATTTGACCAGGGAATCACTTCTTCTCACCGCGCCtggcttctttcttcttcttcctgccAGCTCCAACatcttttgttttctctcttctctgccGTCAAcaacttctttcttcttctagcCACCCTCTGTTTTCTTCTCTCCAACTTCCCTTCCTTCTTTGTCTCTTTCTCCTGCAGCCGAGACTTCTTTCTTTAAGGCGGGAGGGGTGGCACAGTCTTTGACCAGAAGAAGAGATTGATGGTTCATTGAGTTTTTGGCCAGTAAAAGCACAAGCTCTTTAACATCCATTGTTCCTTTGACAGTACCATGTCTTTGGCTGCATCAATAGCCACCGTTTCAACCCCTAGCTcaaatatgtaatatatatttattagcaTTAGAAGTTACTTTTAGCTTTAACTTGGATTAGAATAATGTTAAATAGTGATGCTTCCTTTCTAGAGCACAATTACTCTACATATTCAGACAGAGAGACTCACTCATCAACACCACTGTCCAAACTAAAATTAAGCAGATAAGGAAGCCAATTAATATAGAGCTCTTACATTTTCTGACAGACGATTCCTTCTGCATGAAAAGGATCCAGCAAAAGGCTTTTTCCTTCCATTTTCTATGGTCAATAGAAAcagaacaataaaaaaaaaattatcttgaaGTTTAAACGGGGAACTTGAAGAAGTAGTATAAGTGAGTACCAGATGTTGGGGTTGTCAAAGAGGATTGTTAACTTTTGCTTGTCCAGGCTAATAGTTTTAGATTGTCCTCCAGTCACTCATGAGGGAGTGAGGAAAGTTTCCACCTTGTGATGCTCATAAATAACTCACTGTGGAGACATAACGTGTAATCTAAGGCATATATCTTGGAAGAGAAGAACTAAACACAGATTTCAAGTCAGAGAAATGCTTGATCACAACTTTGGAGcatagaaaaggaaaagaatcaGACCTTACATGGAGCTAGATCCTTGTTCTATTGGCAATAGAAGTTTCATATTGTAAGAAGAACATTATTTTCTTGTTTGAGTTGTTCTCGCTAGCCATAGTTTCATGGTTGGCTCTCTTCACACGAAGTCTCGTAAACCTGTTCACAGCCTTATCCTTTCTACAAACATAGAGAAGTATAAAACATTAATGATTGATCCTACAATCATGACTTGAAGCACCATTAGAGCCGGTATTCTACCTGCCTGAATCCACCTTTGTATCTCAGTCCATTTATTCCCAAACACTCGTTGTGcttaaaaatcacacataaGTTCAAATGTCACATATAAACCCAAACACCAAATCTGGAATCTTATCCATGTAAGATAAAGTTTGTAAGAGAATTATATACCTCGCACACAAAAGCATAGTTCTTCAGAAGACCAATCACTTGAAATCTGAAACAGTTCTAGCACAACACATAAATCTTTTACCTACAGGAAACAGATTGACCAACCTTCTTCACAATCTCTCCATCAACGGGAACTGAGTTTTTTTACAGGAGATTCTCGATGGATCGACAAAGGTGAGAGACGTCACAAGGTAAGAAcctagatgatgatgattcagCGGTGAAGGAACTTCGACCGTGACTGAGCTTTTACCGGAGGAATTGCATTTTTTATTTGACGGCCGCGGAGTAGAAGTAGAGATCGTGCAGATAGGTTTAGACTAAAGTGTCGATGGATGTAACTTCTTTAGAGTAGGTTTTGATTTTgggtggatttaggtttgtacATAGAGATTTATATAGGAGAAGGATCAAGGGAAAGTGGATAGAACATTGAAGAATGGTTGATAAAGTTTGGCAAAGCAAACAAATCTATACATCGGAAAAGATGAAGTGGAAAAGTTGGAGGAGAAACTCAAGCGTGAAACGATAAAAGTTTATCCCTATGTTATCTACCTGGGCTGGAATGGGCCAGAGtgataattttcatattttcataaaaCCCATACGAAAAGAAAAAGGGCCGACACTCGCTTTTGGACATTGCGTGTCTGACGTGGCGAAAAGCTCTTCTCCAATTGGCCGATTTTTTAATCTGATGTGGACACACTCTCTACTcctcatataacccttttagtatagtatagataacaGTAACTACTTTTGTACGCTGAATACATATTGAGTAACTTCATTTTAGTTCCAAAATAATGAGGACCTACTTTTTTTTAGCTAAAAACTGTCGACTAAAATTTTATCCTTAGCGcacatctatctatctatctatctatatatataaagtacgGTTTGCTCTCTCCTAGAATTCACGTAGATAAGTCCTTTCATATCGTAGTGACACGTGTCCATTAAGACAAATTGtatctctattattaaaagataagtACCAATATAAATTGCCCCTTAGTTTTCAAAGTTATTTACATTTGAATGCCACTGAAGTAATAAATTTAACTACCTTTTAGTATTCTTgtcttttatagtttaattaatgcattttcctaaaataaagtataacaaattatgtttatttatttaaaaaaaaacttcctATAATCTGggtaaacaataaattatacttaatcaatgtcaaaaatgtaacaagattttattattacggggtggttattttttattttggtatattaactacgtctaaaaaacataaaagtgttataaaaatacataatataaaccacaaaattttaaataatatatggaattatttaattgtataaataaaatataaaaatagataaccattttattttacactaaaattttgatccataaaaaatacatttgcacGAATACatgagttatattttaaaaataggtTGTAATAGTTGacagatcaaaaaaaaaattattcattataaattctaaaatgattgtgtttagaaagatatttattttttacatatatataaattttaaaaacatatattaccatttacataagataaatatttttttttgtaaaccaaaaataaataccTGCTCAGGTGCGCGGGTTCTAGTTGTTTcattaatttttcatttttaggtttattctattttaaaatacagaGATTTCAgttaactgattttttttttaatagattgaatgattGATAATTTGGAGataacatttcaaaaataaataaacattttggctattattttaaaattttgaatataactTTTGTTAATACATGAAACAAATAACTTGACATGGATTTTAATTGAGTGACAAATAATTTTCTtcgtaattatatgtatattacagGAAACAGATTGACCAACCTTCTTCACAATCTCTCCATCAACGGGAACTGAGTTTTTTTTACAGGAGATTCTCGATGGATCGACAAAGGTGAGAGACGTCACAAGGTAAGAAcctagatgatgatgattcagCGGTGAAGGAACTTCGACCGTGACTGAGCTTTTACCGGAGGAATTGCATTTTTTATTTGACGGCCGCGGAGTAGAAGTAGAGATCGTGCAGATAGGTTTAGACTAAAGTGTCGATGGATGTAACTTCTTTAGAGTAGGTTTTGATTTTgggtggatttaggtttgtacATAGAGATTTATATAGGAGAAGGATCAAGGGAAAGTGGATAGAACATTGAAGAATGGTTGATAAAGTTTGGCAAAGCAAACAAATCTATACATCGGAAAAGATGAAGTGGAAAAGTTGGAGGAGAAACTCAAGCGTGAAACGATAAAAGTTTATCCCTATGTTATCTACCTGGGCTGGAATGGGCCAGAGtgataattttcatattttcataaaaCCCATACGAAAAGAAAAAGGGCCGACACTCGCTTTTGGACATTGCGTGTCTGACGTGGCGAAAAGCTCTTCTCCAATTGGCCGATTTTTTAATCTGATGTGGACACACTCTCTACTcctcatataacccttttagtatagtatagataacaGTAACTACTTTTGTACGCTGAATACATATTGAGTAACTTCATTTTAGTTCCAAAATAATGAGGACCTACTTTTTTTTAGCTAAAAACTGTCGACTAAAATTTTATCCTTAGCGcacatctatctatctatctatctatatatataaagtacgGTTTGCTCTCTCCTAGAATTCACGTAGATAAGTCCTTTCATATCGTAGTGACACGTGTCCATTAAGACAAATTGtatctctattattaaaagataagtACCAATATAAATTGCCCCTTAGTTTTCAAAGTTATTTACATTTGAATGCCACTGAAGTAATAAATTTAACTACCTTTTAGTATTCTTgtcttttatagtttaattaatgcatttt includes the following:
- the LOC103832622 gene encoding protein 108; translation: MVSISSSSKSSTIMKVVVMVAVVLVATVVDGQSCNTHLSGLNVCGEFVVPGADTTNPSAECCNALEAVPSDCICNTFRIASRLPTRCNIPTLSCN